A genomic stretch from Bacterioplanes sanyensis includes:
- the eutC gene encoding ethanolamine ammonia-lyase subunit EutC, whose amino-acid sequence MVDQPDNTHPWQGVVDNPWRRLRQFTAARIGLGRSGVSLPTHEMLAFQLAHAQARDAVHTPLDFAALSQQLERLSEQHAVLNREPPLLLHSEAVNRMTYLQRPDLGRRLDDASRVLLQQEQHSPKQPFDLALVIADGLSATAIAHNACGFIAALATELQQDSQDWRLAPVTLIEQGRVAIGDDVGELLNARLVLMLIGERPGLSSPDSLGLYLTYAPQRGLNDARRNCISNVRPEGLPWQQAAQRAMYLLRQARQLKISGVDLKDRSPSLDADSNATISAHHNNDASPTDAQHNFLL is encoded by the coding sequence ATGGTTGATCAACCGGATAACACCCACCCATGGCAGGGGGTGGTGGATAACCCCTGGCGTCGTCTGCGGCAGTTTACCGCCGCCCGCATCGGCCTCGGCCGCAGCGGCGTCAGCCTGCCCACCCATGAGATGTTGGCGTTTCAGCTGGCCCATGCTCAGGCCCGTGATGCCGTGCATACGCCGCTGGATTTTGCCGCCTTGAGCCAACAACTAGAGCGCTTGTCCGAGCAGCACGCCGTTTTAAATCGCGAACCACCGTTGCTATTGCACAGCGAAGCGGTGAATCGCATGACCTATTTGCAACGCCCCGATCTTGGCCGCCGCCTAGACGATGCCTCGCGGGTGCTGCTGCAACAAGAACAACACAGCCCCAAGCAACCGTTTGATCTGGCATTAGTGATCGCTGATGGCTTGTCCGCCACCGCCATTGCCCACAATGCCTGCGGCTTTATCGCAGCGCTGGCAACGGAATTACAGCAGGACAGCCAAGACTGGCGGTTAGCGCCTGTGACGTTAATTGAGCAAGGCCGCGTCGCCATCGGCGACGACGTTGGCGAGCTGTTAAATGCACGCTTGGTGCTGATGTTAATTGGTGAACGTCCTGGTCTCAGTTCGCCTGACAGTCTGGGCTTGTACTTAACCTATGCCCCGCAACGCGGACTCAATGATGCACGGCGCAACTGCATTTCTAATGTGCGCCCCGAAGGCTTGCCTTGGCAGCAAGCCGCCCAGCGCGCGATGTATTTATTGCGTCAGGCACGGCAATTAAAGATTTCCGGCGTGGATTTAAAAGATCGCAGTCCGTCACTCGACGCCGACAGCAACGCCACTATTTCTGCACACCACAATAACGACGCATCGCCGACCGATGCGCAACACAACTTTCTATTATGA
- a CDS encoding ethanolamine ammonia-lyase subunit EutB — MHKTYRYTLGSKTYEFRHLADLLARATPARSGDRLAGVIARSAEERAVAQMALADVPLSNFLNEALIPYEQDEVTRLIIDDHDAAAFAPISHLTVGDFRNWLLSDHASSAMLAQVSAGITPEMAAAVSKIMRNQDLILVAQKCQVTSAFRNTLGLHKRLSTRLQPNHPTDDMNGIAASILDGLLYGSGDAVIGINPATDNVAQATRLLHLMDDVIQRYDIPTQSCVLTHVTNTLECIEQGAPVDLVFQSIGGSEATNSSFGFNLATLAEAQQAALSLQRGSVGNNVMYFETGQGSALSANAHHGLDQQTCEARAYAVARKFSPLLVNTVVGFIGPEYLFDGKEIIRAGLEDHFCAKLLGLPMGCDVCYTNHAEADQNDMDNLLTLLATAGCSFVMGIPGSDDIMLNYQTTSFHDALYARRVLGLGAAPEFEAWLEKMHIMSNAPGACLNDALPPAFAHSLQSLPANSGDTDQEANHG, encoded by the coding sequence ATGCATAAAACGTATCGCTACACATTGGGTAGCAAAACCTACGAATTCAGGCATTTGGCTGACTTACTGGCACGCGCCACCCCAGCTCGCTCTGGCGATCGCTTGGCCGGGGTGATTGCCCGCTCCGCCGAAGAACGGGCGGTGGCGCAAATGGCGTTGGCAGACGTACCACTGAGCAACTTTCTCAACGAAGCACTGATTCCGTACGAGCAAGACGAGGTGACACGGCTGATCATCGACGATCACGACGCCGCCGCCTTTGCCCCCATCAGCCATTTAACCGTCGGCGACTTTCGCAATTGGCTGCTCTCGGATCATGCCAGCAGTGCCATGTTGGCTCAGGTGAGTGCCGGGATTACGCCAGAAATGGCCGCCGCCGTAAGCAAAATCATGCGCAATCAGGATCTCATTTTGGTAGCGCAAAAATGCCAGGTAACCAGTGCGTTTCGAAATACCCTGGGGCTGCATAAAAGATTGTCGACACGGTTGCAGCCCAATCACCCCACCGATGATATGAACGGCATTGCCGCCAGCATTCTCGATGGCCTGCTGTATGGCAGTGGCGATGCCGTGATTGGTATTAACCCCGCCACCGATAACGTTGCACAAGCCACACGCCTATTGCACTTGATGGACGACGTGATTCAACGCTACGACATTCCGACTCAATCGTGCGTGCTCACTCACGTCACCAACACTTTAGAGTGCATCGAACAAGGCGCACCGGTGGATTTGGTCTTCCAATCGATTGGCGGCAGCGAAGCCACCAACAGCAGCTTTGGTTTTAACCTGGCCACCCTGGCGGAAGCCCAGCAAGCTGCTTTGTCATTGCAGCGCGGCAGCGTCGGCAACAATGTTATGTATTTTGAAACGGGCCAAGGCAGCGCGTTGTCTGCCAATGCTCACCATGGCCTCGATCAGCAAACCTGCGAAGCGCGTGCTTACGCCGTGGCGCGAAAATTTTCACCGTTGTTGGTGAATACCGTAGTGGGGTTTATTGGCCCGGAATATTTATTCGACGGCAAGGAAATTATTCGCGCCGGATTAGAAGATCATTTCTGCGCCAAATTGCTCGGTTTACCCATGGGCTGCGACGTCTGTTACACCAACCATGCCGAGGCTGATCAAAACGACATGGACAATCTGCTGACCTTATTGGCCACCGCAGGCTGCTCCTTCGTGATGGGTATTCCGGGCTCGGACGACATCATGCTGAATTACCAAACCACTTCCTTTCACGACGCTCTGTACGCCCGCAGAGTGCTCGGCCTAGGCGCGGCGCCGGAATTCGAGGCCTGGTTAGAAAAAATGCACATCATGAGCAATGCCCCGGGTGCCTGTCTGAACGATGCATTGCCACCGGCGTTTGCACACTCACTGCAATCGCTGCCCGCCAACAGTGGCGATACTGATCAGGAGGCAAACCATGGTTGA
- a CDS encoding TMEM165/GDT1 family protein yields MDAFVTSTLTVTLAEMGDKTQLLSLLLAARFRNKAAIVMGIFVATILNHAASAWLGSWLATWLHGQWASWLLAGSFIALGLWLLIPDKDEDVAQRFDQWGAFLVTTGLFFIAEIGDKTQVATVLLAAQFQQIVWVTVGSTLGMMLANVPVIYLGQALLQRLPMAWLQRIASVLFIAVGVWVLFAS; encoded by the coding sequence ATGGACGCATTTGTTACCAGCACATTGACCGTCACCCTTGCAGAAATGGGCGATAAAACGCAATTGCTGTCGCTGTTATTAGCCGCTCGTTTTCGCAATAAAGCCGCCATTGTCATGGGCATTTTCGTAGCGACGATACTCAATCATGCCGCGTCAGCCTGGCTGGGAAGTTGGTTGGCTACATGGCTGCACGGCCAATGGGCCAGCTGGTTATTGGCCGGAAGTTTTATTGCGCTGGGACTGTGGTTACTGATCCCCGACAAAGACGAAGACGTAGCGCAGCGCTTTGATCAGTGGGGAGCGTTTCTGGTAACCACCGGACTATTTTTTATCGCTGAAATTGGCGATAAAACCCAAGTGGCGACGGTGCTGTTGGCGGCACAGTTCCAGCAAATAGTGTGGGTCACCGTCGGCAGCACGCTCGGCATGATGCTAGCGAATGTACCGGTGATTTATCTCGGTCAGGCATTGCTGCAGCGCTTACCCATGGCATGGCTGCAGCGCATAGCCAGTGTGCTATTTATCGCTGTGGGTGTTTGGGTACTGTTTGCCAGTTAA
- a CDS encoding Crp/Fnr family transcriptional regulator, which translates to MSHKRRNTVLFIPPAIGGLTSHSGLGYHSSVALTEPSYVSDHNSHAITALLDALQQHYHCSVDGLSSAFIEHHFRQRELPAKAHLIEAGQVAEDVYFIHRGVLRVYYIDQQGNEVNQQFYQAGEVIAPVLSLTTQEASPFYLQALSEADILVAHYPSLHRSGRNNIDWLAAENAILKSVYLKTARREAQMLLGSAEQRYRWFLKDSPELAKQLPLYQIASYLGVTPVSLSRLRKQIKAASTPRP; encoded by the coding sequence GTGTCACACAAACGGCGTAACACAGTACTGTTCATTCCGCCCGCCATTGGCGGGCTTACCTCCCATTCGGGTCTGGGTTACCATTCAAGCGTTGCACTGACCGAGCCCAGTTACGTGTCCGACCACAATTCACATGCTATCACGGCACTATTAGATGCCCTGCAACAGCACTACCACTGCTCCGTTGATGGCCTTTCTTCAGCCTTTATCGAACACCATTTTCGCCAACGCGAACTGCCAGCTAAAGCACATCTGATTGAAGCTGGGCAGGTCGCTGAGGATGTCTATTTTATTCATCGCGGCGTGCTACGGGTGTATTACATTGATCAACAAGGCAATGAGGTTAATCAGCAGTTTTATCAAGCCGGCGAGGTGATTGCGCCGGTGTTGTCGTTAACCACGCAAGAAGCCAGTCCGTTTTATTTACAAGCCCTCAGTGAGGCCGATATTCTCGTCGCACACTACCCCAGCCTGCATCGCTCGGGGCGCAACAATATCGACTGGCTGGCGGCCGAAAACGCCATTCTCAAATCTGTGTATTTAAAAACTGCGCGGCGTGAAGCACAAATGCTGCTCGGCAGTGCCGAGCAGCGTTATCGCTGGTTCTTAAAAGACAGTCCGGAGCTGGCCAAACAGTTACCGCTGTATCAAATCGCGTCTTACCTGGGCGTTACCCCCGTTTCTTTATCTCGCCTGCGTAAGCAGATTAAGGCCGCCTCTACGCCACGACCTTAA
- the eat gene encoding ethanolamine permease, giving the protein MSHTHQAYLAKRQLKRGTAGWILLAGLGVSYVISGDFAGWNFGIAQAGWGGFAIAAVLMAIMYFTLVLSLAEMSAAIPAAGGGYSFARQAMGPAGGFMTGLAVLIEYALAPAAIVIFIGSAVEALIGINGPWVYAAFYLVFIGIHLAGVGEALKVMMVISGLAVLAIVATGVALLPHFDSANLVDMASSNGSEWLPLGWYGVWAALPFAMWLFLAVEGVPLAAEEAKDPAKDVPKGIIGAMIFLLFTASLVVILIPGAAGAQAMGDSAVPLVDALNAVGASQLATFVNILGLAGLIASFFSIIYGYSRLVFALSRAGYLPKALSVTSARKVPARALIVPGVLGFLASLSGEGDLMLAMAVVGATVSYALMALSHILLRRKQPELARPYKTPGGVVTSAIALILSLVAMTGVYAFDPRAFWYTAILFAIGAVYYFAYSQHHLVANSAEEEFAMLAAAEADLNNDDSDAVEGVTQTA; this is encoded by the coding sequence ATGTCGCATACACATCAGGCTTACCTGGCCAAACGGCAATTAAAACGCGGAACCGCTGGCTGGATATTATTAGCTGGATTAGGCGTTTCTTACGTTATTTCTGGCGATTTTGCTGGATGGAATTTTGGTATCGCCCAGGCCGGATGGGGTGGTTTTGCCATCGCGGCCGTGCTTATGGCAATTATGTATTTCACCTTGGTGCTGTCACTGGCAGAAATGTCGGCCGCTATTCCCGCCGCCGGTGGCGGTTATAGTTTTGCTCGTCAAGCCATGGGGCCCGCCGGTGGTTTTATGACCGGATTAGCGGTACTCATCGAATACGCATTAGCACCAGCAGCCATTGTCATTTTCATTGGCTCCGCGGTGGAAGCACTGATTGGCATAAACGGCCCGTGGGTTTATGCGGCGTTTTATTTGGTGTTCATTGGCATCCATTTAGCCGGCGTCGGTGAGGCGTTAAAAGTGATGATGGTGATTTCTGGCTTAGCGGTATTGGCCATTGTTGCCACCGGTGTCGCGCTATTGCCGCACTTTGACAGCGCTAACCTAGTCGATATGGCATCGTCCAACGGCAGTGAGTGGTTGCCGCTCGGTTGGTATGGCGTATGGGCAGCATTACCGTTTGCTATGTGGTTGTTTCTTGCAGTAGAAGGGGTGCCGCTGGCAGCCGAAGAAGCAAAAGATCCTGCCAAAGACGTTCCCAAAGGCATTATTGGCGCGATGATATTTCTGCTGTTTACGGCTTCGCTGGTGGTGATTTTAATTCCGGGGGCAGCCGGTGCTCAGGCGATGGGTGACAGTGCGGTTCCACTGGTGGATGCACTGAATGCCGTCGGTGCTTCTCAGCTGGCGACCTTCGTTAACATTCTCGGCTTGGCCGGTTTAATTGCGTCATTTTTCTCTATTATTTATGGCTATAGCCGCTTGGTATTCGCCCTATCGCGCGCAGGTTATTTACCCAAAGCGCTGTCTGTAACCTCGGCGCGCAAAGTGCCTGCACGAGCGCTGATTGTACCCGGTGTCTTAGGATTTCTTGCATCGCTCAGCGGTGAAGGCGATTTGATGCTTGCCATGGCCGTTGTCGGCGCGACGGTTTCTTATGCACTAATGGCGCTGAGCCATATTTTATTGCGCCGCAAGCAACCAGAATTGGCTCGCCCGTATAAAACACCAGGGGGCGTAGTGACGTCTGCTATCGCTTTGATACTGTCCCTAGTGGCCATGACCGGTGTATACGCCTTCGACCCACGAGCGTTCTGGTACACCGCCATTTTGTTTGCCATTGGCGCCGTGTATTACTTTGCCTACAGCCAACACCATTTGGTCGCCAATAGCGCTGAAGAAGAGTTCGCCATGCTAGCCGCAGCAGAAGCAGACTTAAATAACGACGACAGCGATGCAGTCGAAGGTGTCACACAAACGGCGTAA
- a CDS encoding PhzF family phenazine biosynthesis protein: MMKQAITLYQVDAFAEQVFSGNPAAVCVLDRWLADDVLQAIARENNLSETAFIVATENGYQLRWMTPEAEVDLCGHATLAAAHVLYQHLGVNEPQLTFFTRSGELKVERSEQGYAMDFPATVPTPVTPPAELLRGLGMDAKAVLAGFDYLLVLESEAHLRAVNPDFNAWLSLDRRGVIVTAPGEQCDFVSRCFFPKLNVNEDPVTGSAHCQTAPYWAMQFNKQTLMAQQLSARGGRVHCQVQGQRILLSGQAQDYLLGTIWVPLSTTPSAPAVDDHSR, translated from the coding sequence ATGATGAAACAAGCAATCACTCTGTATCAGGTCGATGCCTTTGCCGAGCAGGTATTTTCTGGCAACCCAGCGGCCGTGTGCGTATTGGATCGCTGGCTGGCGGACGATGTACTACAGGCCATTGCCAGGGAGAATAATTTGTCTGAGACGGCATTTATTGTCGCCACAGAGAACGGCTATCAGCTGCGCTGGATGACACCTGAAGCCGAGGTGGATTTATGCGGCCATGCCACATTGGCGGCGGCGCATGTGTTGTATCAACACTTGGGTGTTAACGAGCCGCAGCTGACCTTTTTTACCCGCAGTGGTGAGCTCAAGGTCGAGCGTAGTGAGCAGGGCTACGCCATGGACTTTCCCGCTACAGTGCCGACTCCTGTGACCCCACCCGCCGAGTTACTTCGTGGTTTGGGCATGGATGCGAAGGCGGTGCTGGCTGGCTTTGATTATCTGCTGGTGCTGGAAAGCGAGGCGCACCTGCGGGCGGTTAATCCAGATTTTAATGCTTGGCTATCGTTGGATCGTCGCGGTGTGATTGTGACGGCACCGGGTGAGCAGTGCGACTTTGTTAGCCGCTGCTTTTTCCCGAAATTAAACGTCAACGAAGACCCGGTGACAGGGTCTGCACATTGCCAAACAGCACCTTATTGGGCGATGCAATTCAATAAACAGACATTAATGGCGCAGCAATTGTCTGCTCGTGGTGGCCGTGTGCACTGCCAAGTGCAGGGGCAGCGCATCCTGTTATCCGGTCAGGCACAAGATTATTTGCTAGGCACGATTTGGGTGCCGCTCTCAACGACACCCTCGGCGCCCGCCGTCGACGATCACTCACGATAA
- a CDS encoding helix-turn-helix domain-containing protein, producing the protein MSDNAPALCRTEASDADVHAHNLRNWQQQYDQLSDGRFYGRIDELAFEQLQIFCEYTSQALLQQCNVWPDSVWLGFAANDSECRINGERVAADQIMVRPGHCDFELTTPAEFDIYGVVISQPALLQCADTLGIELDARAWLQPRKQWQLQQLNALRYMVQRWLTPMHTGVGGRLQQELLFTTVLEVLQQPSVREQRRSSYGRRRAVVERIQAYVEAHPHAPITITELCQLTHVSRRTLQYSFEAVLNMSPQRYVRITRLNGVRRQLLLASADEGLLISRVAAEWGFWHAGQFGHDYKQLFGERPSDTLQRCV; encoded by the coding sequence ATGAGCGATAACGCACCAGCATTGTGCAGAACCGAAGCATCGGATGCCGATGTGCATGCGCACAACTTGCGCAACTGGCAGCAGCAATACGATCAGCTCAGCGATGGGCGCTTCTACGGTCGCATTGATGAGCTGGCATTTGAGCAACTGCAGATTTTCTGTGAATACACCAGCCAGGCATTATTGCAGCAGTGCAATGTCTGGCCGGACTCGGTATGGCTGGGGTTTGCCGCCAACGATTCTGAATGTCGCATCAACGGCGAGCGGGTTGCTGCCGATCAGATAATGGTGCGCCCTGGTCATTGTGATTTTGAGCTGACGACGCCCGCTGAGTTCGACATCTACGGCGTGGTGATCAGTCAGCCAGCATTGCTGCAGTGTGCTGACACACTGGGCATCGAGTTGGATGCACGAGCTTGGCTGCAGCCTCGCAAACAGTGGCAGTTGCAGCAGCTCAATGCGCTGCGCTATATGGTGCAACGCTGGTTAACGCCCATGCATACCGGCGTAGGTGGCCGGCTACAGCAGGAGTTATTGTTCACCACCGTGCTGGAAGTGCTGCAACAGCCGAGTGTGCGCGAGCAGCGCCGCAGCAGTTATGGCCGCCGCCGCGCTGTGGTTGAGCGCATTCAGGCCTACGTGGAGGCTCACCCTCATGCACCAATAACCATCACCGAGCTGTGCCAACTCACCCATGTCAGTCGGCGCACGCTGCAATACAGTTTTGAAGCGGTGCTCAACATGAGCCCGCAGCGTTATGTGCGCATCACGCGCTTAAACGGTGTGCGCCGTCAGTTGCTGCTGGCCAGCGCTGATGAGGGGCTGCTGATCAGCCGCGTGGCTGCGGAGTGGGGGTTCTGGCATGCCGGTCAATTTGGCCACGACTACAAACAGCTGTTTGGCGAGCGTCCATCGGACACCTTGCAGCGCTGCGTTTAA